The Methanoculleus marisnigri JR1 genome window below encodes:
- a CDS encoding PEGA domain-containing protein: MMRSLIIGITLLVLCAGITAVSALGGDEGWYRVHCNVDGADVYFDGQYKGTTYGGALDVPVYTTGSPYNTFRVEKSGYQSYTGSLPSDPAAGETVDVYATLQPVETAGSIHVTSSPSGSAVYLNGNYRGTAPLTIQNLVPGTYSLEADHTGYQSDYATVTVRAGQQSNVQFTLTPIEQYGSIKVTSSPSGAYVYMDGTYKGRTPLTLTSVSAKKHNIELDLSDYYDWKSSVTVSPGVTSYVNAHLTSVPSETTGAIDVVSYPAGADVFLDDKYQGKTPAAGVYAISNVPVGSHTVRVALSGYLDYTTSVIVSGATTSHVTATLQPGQQPTSTGSISVTSSPSGAEVYIDNAYKGITPLTVDGVATGTHAVRVALAGYGDWSTTVQVGAGSTASASASLSPVPTQAPHAGVAPFAAIGALGVLGLLVALRRRD; encoded by the coding sequence ATGATGAGATCCCTTATCATTGGAATAACGCTCCTCGTTCTCTGCGCCGGCATCACCGCCGTATCTGCACTGGGAGGAGATGAAGGATGGTACCGCGTTCACTGCAACGTGGACGGTGCCGACGTCTACTTTGACGGACAGTACAAAGGAACCACCTACGGAGGGGCGCTCGACGTCCCGGTCTACACCACCGGGTCGCCCTACAACACCTTCCGGGTAGAGAAGAGCGGCTATCAGTCCTACACCGGCAGCCTGCCCTCGGACCCTGCAGCCGGCGAGACCGTGGACGTCTACGCGACGCTGCAGCCGGTCGAGACTGCCGGTTCGATCCATGTCACCTCGAGCCCCTCGGGTTCGGCCGTTTACTTAAACGGGAACTACCGGGGTACTGCACCGCTCACGATCCAGAACCTCGTCCCCGGCACCTACTCGCTTGAGGCCGATCACACGGGCTACCAGTCCGATTACGCCACCGTCACGGTCAGGGCAGGGCAGCAGTCGAACGTCCAGTTCACCCTGACCCCGATCGAGCAGTACGGCTCGATCAAGGTCACCTCCAGCCCCTCCGGCGCGTACGTCTACATGGACGGAACCTACAAGGGCCGGACGCCCCTGACGCTCACGAGCGTCTCGGCAAAGAAACATAACATCGAACTCGATCTCTCCGACTACTACGACTGGAAGTCGAGCGTGACCGTGAGCCCCGGCGTGACCAGTTACGTCAACGCCCACCTGACGTCCGTCCCCTCCGAGACCACCGGCGCCATCGACGTGGTCTCCTACCCGGCAGGTGCGGACGTCTTCCTCGACGACAAGTACCAGGGCAAGACTCCCGCGGCAGGAGTGTATGCGATCTCGAACGTCCCGGTCGGCTCCCACACGGTGAGAGTTGCCCTCTCCGGCTACCTGGACTACACGACGTCGGTCATCGTCAGCGGGGCGACCACGAGCCATGTCACCGCGACGCTCCAGCCCGGCCAGCAGCCGACCTCGACGGGCTCGATCTCGGTCACCTCCTCCCCGTCGGGGGCCGAGGTCTACATCGACAATGCCTATAAGGGCATCACCCCGCTGACCGTCGACGGCGTTGCCACCGGCACCCACGCGGTCAGGGTGGCGCTTGCAGGCTATGGCGACTGGTCGACCACCGTTCAGGTCGGTGCCGGAAGCACCGCCTCGGCCTCGGCCTCGCTCTCGCCCGTGCCGACCCAGGCTCCCCACGCGGGCGTGGCGCCCTTTGCCGCGATAGGCGCGCTCGGCGTCCTCGGGCTCCTCGTCGCGCTGCGCAGGCGGGACTGA
- a CDS encoding Nif3-like dinuclear metal center hexameric protein, translated as MDIERFIAALEQVAPPELAEEYDAGRIGLVVEGREEIGTVCCALDATQKVVDAAARAGADMLVVHHTPLWSPVTTVRGATSRLLRTLLAAEMNLYVMHTNFDHAEGGVNDVLAARLGFTGVERMAAGLVGDCSLDAEEIARRLPGGGIRVYGEVGTIRRLAVVGGSGFDPDLILEAAGLGAEAFLSAELKHSVARASPIPCLESTHYALEAPAMEALASRMGWDYIPDPPHVVVVP; from the coding sequence ATGGATATCGAGAGGTTCATCGCCGCACTGGAGCAGGTCGCTCCGCCCGAACTGGCCGAGGAGTACGATGCAGGGAGGATCGGTCTCGTCGTCGAGGGAAGAGAAGAGATCGGAACCGTCTGCTGTGCGCTCGATGCCACGCAGAAGGTGGTGGATGCCGCCGCTCGTGCCGGCGCGGATATGCTGGTCGTCCACCATACCCCGCTCTGGAGCCCGGTCACGACGGTCCGGGGGGCGACGTCGCGCCTGCTCCGGACGCTCCTTGCCGCCGAGATGAACCTCTACGTCATGCACACGAACTTCGACCATGCCGAGGGCGGCGTCAACGACGTCCTCGCGGCCCGGCTCGGTTTCACCGGAGTGGAGCGGATGGCCGCCGGCCTCGTCGGCGACTGCTCCCTCGACGCGGAAGAGATCGCCCGCCGGCTCCCGGGCGGAGGGATCCGGGTTTACGGCGAGGTAGGGACGATCCGGCGCCTCGCCGTCGTGGGGGGGAGCGGGTTCGACCCCGACCTGATCCTGGAGGCCGCCGGTCTCGGGGCGGAAGCGTTCCTCTCGGCGGAATTGAAGCACAGCGTTGCCCGTGCATCGCCCATCCCCTGCCTGGAGTCCACTCACTACGCACTCGAGGCCCCGGCCATGGAGGCTCTCGCATCCCGCATGGGGTGGGATTATATCCCTGATCCGCCACACGTAGTGGTAGTTCCATGA
- a CDS encoding 4Fe-4S binding protein has translation MKLRLAFSRKGKTDPGREPVIARVVKETGVLINVEKANIDSMAGEMLIDVPDKDADQVRRRLEEMGVTVRVMENAVVRDEEECVDCGACIGVCPQEVFSFDAEWRLVVSAERCVLCGKCIRACPHGALSQQG, from the coding sequence ATGAAACTCCGGCTGGCGTTCTCCCGGAAAGGGAAAACCGATCCGGGAAGAGAACCGGTGATCGCCCGGGTGGTGAAGGAGACCGGCGTCCTCATCAACGTCGAGAAGGCCAACATCGACTCGATGGCCGGCGAGATGCTGATCGACGTCCCGGATAAGGACGCCGACCAGGTCCGGCGGCGCCTCGAGGAGATGGGGGTCACCGTCCGCGTGATGGAGAACGCCGTCGTCCGCGACGAGGAGGAGTGCGTCGACTGCGGGGCGTGCATCGGCGTCTGCCCCCAGGAGGTCTTCTCGTTCGATGCGGAGTGGCGGCTCGTCGTAAGCGCCGAGCGCTGCGTCCTCTGCGGCAAATGCATCCGGGCGTGCCCGCACGGCGCCCTCTCGCAACAGGGATGA
- a CDS encoding homocysteine biosynthesis protein: MEKSLDLINARIRDGSARVVTAEEMPGIVDELGEEGALAEVDVVTTGTFGAMCSTGAFFNFGHADPPIRMERVWLNDVEAYAGIAAVDAYLGATQEAESKDSLYGGAHVLEELVAGGTVELRATSRGTDCYPRRSITTELLLEDMNQAVMVNPRNAFQRYNAASNAAERTLNTYMGTLLPRCGNVSYSGAGTLSPLANDPGFRVIGCGVPIFLAGGEGMIVGEGTQHSAGGGFGNLMVSGDMKQMRQEFLRAAVMNGYGVTMYVGVGIPIPVLDTGIVRSTAVRDEDILTDIIDFGTPRRDRPSLAKVSYADLKSGSVEIGGETVRTSSLSSYRRARAVATELKDWIERGKMELALPTRRIDPAKRSKPMRETAVTPRVRDIMNRQVISITEDEEIRVAAKRLLKDETNHLPVLDGNGTLVGIITTYDVSKAVVTDGKLRQVKDIMTRNVIKTTPDEPVDVAARKLEQNNISALPVVDATNRVVGILSAIDLGKLFGGRRRR, encoded by the coding sequence ATGGAAAAGTCCCTCGACCTCATCAATGCCCGGATACGCGACGGTAGTGCACGAGTCGTTACCGCCGAGGAGATGCCGGGCATCGTCGACGAACTGGGAGAGGAAGGGGCACTGGCGGAGGTCGACGTCGTCACGACCGGGACGTTCGGGGCAATGTGCTCTACCGGTGCCTTCTTCAACTTCGGGCACGCCGACCCCCCCATCCGGATGGAGCGCGTCTGGCTCAACGATGTGGAAGCATACGCAGGAATCGCGGCGGTCGACGCCTACCTGGGCGCAACCCAGGAGGCAGAATCCAAAGACAGCCTCTACGGCGGCGCCCACGTCCTCGAGGAACTCGTCGCGGGGGGCACCGTCGAACTGCGGGCGACTTCCCGCGGGACCGACTGCTACCCGCGCCGGAGCATCACCACAGAGCTGCTGCTCGAGGACATGAACCAGGCGGTCATGGTCAACCCGAGAAACGCCTTCCAGCGCTACAACGCAGCCTCGAACGCCGCCGAACGGACACTCAACACCTACATGGGGACGCTCCTCCCGCGGTGCGGCAACGTCTCCTACTCCGGCGCAGGAACCCTCTCGCCGCTCGCAAACGACCCCGGCTTCCGGGTCATCGGGTGCGGCGTCCCGATCTTCCTTGCCGGGGGAGAGGGCATGATCGTCGGAGAAGGCACCCAGCACTCCGCCGGGGGCGGATTCGGGAACCTGATGGTGTCCGGGGACATGAAGCAGATGCGCCAGGAGTTCCTGCGCGCCGCGGTGATGAACGGCTACGGCGTGACGATGTACGTCGGTGTCGGCATCCCGATACCGGTGCTCGATACCGGGATCGTCCGGAGCACCGCGGTGCGGGACGAGGATATCCTGACCGACATAATCGATTTCGGCACGCCGCGGCGTGACCGGCCGTCGCTTGCGAAGGTCAGTTACGCCGACCTCAAGAGCGGATCGGTCGAGATCGGCGGCGAGACCGTCCGGACGTCGTCGCTCTCCAGCTACCGCCGGGCCCGGGCGGTCGCGACGGAACTCAAGGACTGGATCGAGCGGGGGAAGATGGAACTTGCGCTCCCCACCCGCCGGATCGACCCGGCAAAACGCTCAAAGCCCATGCGGGAGACGGCCGTCACCCCCCGCGTCCGCGATATCATGAACCGGCAGGTGATCAGCATCACGGAAGACGAGGAGATCCGGGTGGCGGCAAAGCGGCTCCTCAAAGACGAAACGAACCACCTCCCGGTCCTCGACGGGAACGGCACGCTGGTCGGGATCATCACCACCTACGATGTCTCGAAGGCGGTGGTGACGGACGGGAAACTGCGGCAGGTGAAGGACATCATGACCCGGAACGTGATCAAGACGACGCCCGACGAGCCGGTGGACGTCGCCGCCCGGAAACTGGAGCAGAACAATATCAGCGCCCTTCCCGTGGTCGACGCGACGAACCGGGTGGTCGGCATCCTCTCGGCGATCGACCTCGGGAAACTCTTCGGCGGGAGGCGGCGGCGATGA